One window from the genome of Streptomyces sp. NBC_01476 encodes:
- a CDS encoding ANTAR domain-containing response regulator encodes MPPLTTRVVIAEDEALIRLDLKEMLEEEGYSVVGEAGDGETAVKLAGEHRPDLVILDVKMPVLDGISAAERIAGEKLAPVLMLTAFSQRELVERARDAGAMAYLVKPFTKSDLVPAIEMAVSRFQELRALEAEIADLSLRLETRKLVDRAKSVLQTKYGLTEPAAFRWIQKTSMDRRMSMQAVAQAVIDEVAEK; translated from the coding sequence GACGAAGCGCTGATCCGGCTGGATCTCAAGGAGATGCTGGAGGAAGAGGGGTACTCGGTCGTCGGGGAGGCCGGGGACGGCGAGACCGCGGTGAAACTCGCCGGGGAGCACCGCCCGGATCTGGTGATCCTGGATGTGAAGATGCCGGTGCTCGACGGTATTTCGGCCGCCGAGCGGATCGCCGGGGAGAAGTTGGCGCCGGTGCTGATGCTGACCGCGTTCTCGCAGCGGGAGCTGGTGGAGCGGGCCAGGGACGCGGGTGCGATGGCGTATCTGGTGAAGCCGTTCACCAAGAGTGATCTGGTGCCGGCGATCGAGATGGCGGTCAGCCGGTTCCAGGAGCTGCGCGCGCTGGAGGCGGAGATCGCGGACCTGTCGCTGCGGCTGGAGACGCGCAAGCTGGTGGACCGGGCGAAGAGCGTGCTGCAGACGAAGTACGGGCTGACCGAGCCGGCCGCGTTCCGGTGGATCCAGAAGACCTCGATGGACCGGCGGATGTCGATGCAGGCGGTGGCGCAGGCCGTGATCGACGAGGTCGCCGAGAAGTAG